Proteins encoded by one window of Pseudomonadota bacterium:
- a CDS encoding TatD family hydrolase, whose protein sequence is MLSFIDTHCHLTDEPLFGRLPEVIAKARQQRVREIIVPAYDLPSSFAAAGLAAENKRIYSGVGIHPEWLKNGSFPESGLRQAITTLKPVAIGEIGLGTVGSFAAEVLAKNGIRIEVIRMKMRRIIEAGLTVLVIVILFGCGGQKTTGPMELESLFPAAIGSWQRVQLVTGAEALEKINQLHGKSITVEAGAIGTYQTAGKRPAMIWISRSKTVKLTREQAEIMADKMVSNPRSPFHDPETVNINKIKVYKFLGMGQVHYIFCRERLAYWISAPPAKGEELLLYFL, encoded by the coding sequence ATGCTATCTTTCATTGATACCCACTGCCATCTCACCGACGAGCCGCTCTTTGGCCGGCTGCCGGAAGTCATCGCCAAAGCCCGACAGCAGCGGGTGAGAGAAATTATCGTCCCGGCTTATGATCTGCCTTCAAGTTTTGCCGCCGCCGGGCTGGCGGCTGAAAATAAAAGAATTTATTCCGGGGTCGGCATCCACCCGGAATGGCTAAAAAACGGTTCTTTCCCCGAATCAGGGCTGCGGCAGGCAATAACAACACTCAAACCGGTGGCCATCGGTGAAATCGGCCTCGGCACCGTCGGCTCTTTTGCCGCCGAAGTCCTGGCCAAAAATGGAATCAGAATAGAGGTGATAAGGATGAAAATGAGGCGGATAATTGAAGCAGGTTTGACAGTGCTGGTGATAGTAATACTGTTTGGCTGCGGTGGCCAGAAAACCACTGGTCCAATGGAGCTTGAAAGTCTGTTTCCGGCCGCAATCGGCAGCTGGCAGCGGGTTCAGCTGGTTACCGGCGCTGAAGCGCTGGAAAAAATCAACCAGCTGCACGGCAAAAGTATTACCGTGGAAGCCGGGGCTATCGGCACCTACCAGACCGCGGGGAAACGCCCGGCCATGATCTGGATATCACGGAGCAAAACTGTGAAACTGACCCGGGAACAGGCTGAAATCATGGCGGATAAAATGGTGAGCAATCCCCGCTCACCCTTTCACGATCCGGAAACCGTGAACATCAACAAAATCAAAGTCTATAAGTTTCTCGGGATGGGGCAGGTACACTATATTTTCTGCCGGGAACGGCTGGCATACTGGATTTCCGCCCCACCGGCTAAGGGGGAAGAACTGCTGCTATATTTTTTATAG